One Haliaeetus albicilla chromosome 11, bHalAlb1.1, whole genome shotgun sequence genomic window carries:
- the DNAJC9 gene encoding dnaJ homolog subfamily C member 9, whose translation MGLLEQCEAAFGSADLYCVLGVRREASPEEIRRGYRRASLRVHPDRVEPDAKEEATRRFQILGKAYAVLSDEEQRALYDEQGTVDEEGEALRDEWDWQEYWRLLFKKITVKDIEDFEKNYKGSEEEVADVKAAYMDFEGDMDSIMQSVLCADYTDEPRIRKIIEKAIESGEVPRYKSFVKESKQKMTARKRRAEKEAREAEKTKDELGLSGEDDLKALIESRNKDRKKETDDFLAQLEAKYGSNAKKAGKKTSAKKGKK comes from the exons AtggggctgctggagcagtGCGAGGCCGCCTTCGGCTCCGCCGACCTCTACTGCGTCCTGGGCGTTCGCCGGGAGGCCTCGCCCGAGGAGATCCGCCGCGGCTACCGCCGCGCCTCCCTCCGCGTACACCCCGACCGCGTTGAGCCTGATGCCAAGGAGGAGGCGACGCGGCGGTTCCAG ATCCTAGGCAAGGCGTACGCCGTCCTGAGCGACGAGGAGCAGCGCGCCCTGTACGATGAGCAGGGCACGGTGGACGAGGAGGGTGAGGCGCTGAGGGATGAGTGGGACTGGCAGGAGTACTGGCGGCTGCTCTTCAAGAAG ATCACGGTAAAAGACATTGAAGACTTTGAAAAGAACTATAAAGGCTCAGAAGAAGAGGTAGCCGATGTCAAAGCAGCGTATATGGATTTTGAGGGTGACATGGACAGTATAATGCAGTCTGTGTTGTGTGCGGACTATACAGATGAGCCAAGAATACGGAAAATCATAGAAAAAGCCATTGAGTCTGGAGAAGTTCCACGCTACAAGAGCTTTGTAAAAGAGTCTAAGCAGAAAATGACCGCAAGAAAGAGGCGG GCAGAAAAAGAAGCTAGAGAGGCAGAAAAGACTAAAGACGAACTGGGCCTTAGTGGAGAAGATGACTTGAAAGCACTGATTGAA agcagaaataaagatCGAAAAAAGGAAACGGATGACTTTTTGGCCCAACTGGAAGCAAAATATGGGAGTAATGctaaaaaagcaggaaagaagacTTCAgccaagaaaggaaagaaataa